The following proteins are co-located in the Clostridiales bacterium genome:
- a CDS encoding electron transfer flavoprotein subunit alpha/FixB family protein, which produces MSKDIYVVVEQRDGVIAKVGIELIGEATRLAADLEQKVVGILLGADIKGQAQKVIEYGADSVVYVEDPMLAEYVTEPYAKALTAVIKECDPEIVLFGATSIGRDLAPRVASRIHTGLTADCTKLDIDVFKANDEDPGQKLLFMTRPAFGGNIMATILCKNHRPQMATVRPGVMKRLEKDTARTGEIKEIKVDFVPADMNVVIREVVKETHKKSDITEAKVLVSGGRGIGTPEFFGTLKELAEVLGGDISSSRANVDAGWAAKDRQVGQTGKTVRPELYLACGISGAIQHVAGMEGSECVIAINKNDTAPIFDVADIGIVGDVKVIVPKLTEALKKIKAANE; this is translated from the coding sequence ATGAGTAAAGATATTTATGTAGTCGTAGAGCAGAGAGACGGCGTAATCGCTAAGGTTGGTATCGAACTGATCGGAGAAGCCACAAGACTCGCTGCAGATCTGGAACAGAAGGTTGTCGGTATCCTGCTTGGAGCTGACATTAAAGGTCAAGCACAGAAGGTCATCGAATACGGAGCAGATTCCGTTGTTTATGTGGAAGATCCGATGCTTGCTGAATACGTAACAGAGCCCTATGCAAAAGCTCTGACAGCCGTAATCAAGGAATGCGATCCTGAGATCGTACTGTTTGGAGCAACTTCCATCGGAAGAGACCTGGCTCCAAGAGTAGCATCCAGAATCCACACCGGTCTGACCGCAGACTGCACAAAGCTGGATATTGATGTATTTAAGGCAAATGACGAAGATCCTGGTCAGAAGCTGCTGTTCATGACTCGTCCTGCATTCGGCGGAAACATCATGGCAACCATCCTTTGCAAAAACCATAGACCTCAGATGGCTACCGTAAGACCCGGCGTAATGAAGCGTCTTGAGAAAGATACAGCCAGAACAGGCGAAATCAAAGAGATCAAGGTAGATTTCGTACCTGCTGACATGAACGTTGTGATCAGAGAAGTCGTAAAAGAAACCCACAAGAAGTCCGATATCACAGAAGCGAAGGTTCTGGTTTCCGGCGGACGCGGAATCGGCACACCTGAGTTCTTCGGAACATTGAAAGAGCTTGCTGAAGTACTGGGCGGAGACATCTCCTCCTCCAGAGCCAACGTTGATGCTGGCTGGGCAGCAAAGGACAGACAGGTAGGACAGACTGGAAAGACTGTAAGACCGGAACTGTATCTTGCTTGCGGAATCTCCGGAGCAATCCAGCACGTAGCCGGTATGGAAGGTTCCGAGTGCGTTATCGCCATCAACAAGAACGATACCGCTCCAATCTTCGATGTAGCTGACATCGGTATCGTAGGCGACGTTAAGGTCATCGTACCAAAGCTCACAGAAGCTCTGAAGAAGATCAAGGCTGCTAACGAGTAA
- a CDS encoding acyl-CoA dehydrogenase — MDFKLTKTHLLQQELFRRFAETEIKPIAEEMDETEVFDLELVKKLQRYGLMGIPYSRDYGGVGGDYLGYALCMEEISKIDASTGITISVHTSLACSCIEGFGTEEQKQKWLRPLVDGSKVGCFGLTEPNAGTDAAGQQTKAVLDGDEYVINGAKIFTTNSGFADTFVVFAMTDKSKGTKGISAFVIDRNTPGLSVGKNIHRMGIRAASNCEVAYENVRIPVSQRLGKEGDGFKIAMKALDGGRIGIAAQATGIAQGALNEAIKYVKERKQFGKRISSFQNTQFKIAELQTKIDAARLMTWRAAIQKDNKENYGPAAAMAKLFASEMCNDVTRACVQLMGGYGYSREYPVERMMRDAKITEIYEGTSEAMKMVIAGSMKIS, encoded by the coding sequence ATGGATTTTAAACTGACGAAAACACATTTGCTTCAGCAGGAATTATTCCGTCGATTTGCGGAAACTGAAATAAAGCCGATCGCAGAAGAGATGGATGAGACAGAGGTGTTTGATCTGGAACTGGTAAAGAAGCTCCAGAGATACGGCCTGATGGGCATCCCCTATTCCAGAGATTACGGCGGAGTAGGCGGAGACTATCTGGGATATGCGCTGTGTATGGAAGAGATCTCCAAGATTGATGCCAGCACAGGAATCACAATCTCCGTACACACATCACTGGCTTGCTCCTGCATCGAAGGCTTCGGTACAGAAGAACAGAAACAAAAATGGCTGAGACCACTGGTTGATGGTTCCAAAGTCGGCTGCTTCGGTCTGACAGAGCCAAACGCAGGAACAGACGCTGCAGGACAGCAGACAAAGGCAGTTCTTGACGGCGATGAATATGTCATCAACGGCGCAAAGATCTTTACAACCAACTCCGGTTTTGCAGATACGTTCGTCGTGTTTGCCATGACTGACAAATCCAAGGGAACCAAGGGTATTTCCGCATTCGTAATTGACAGAAATACACCGGGACTGTCCGTTGGTAAGAATATCCACAGAATGGGAATCAGAGCTGCATCCAACTGCGAAGTAGCTTATGAAAATGTTCGCATCCCAGTATCACAGCGTCTTGGAAAAGAAGGAGATGGCTTCAAAATCGCAATGAAAGCCCTTGACGGCGGAAGAATCGGTATCGCTGCTCAGGCTACAGGAATTGCACAGGGTGCCCTGAACGAAGCAATCAAATATGTAAAAGAAAGAAAGCAGTTCGGAAAGAGAATTTCTTCCTTCCAGAACACACAGTTCAAAATTGCTGAGCTGCAGACAAAGATCGATGCAGCAAGACTCATGACATGGAGAGCAGCAATCCAGAAGGATAATAAGGAAAACTATGGACCAGCAGCAGCAATGGCAAAATTATTCGCATCCGAGATGTGTAATGATGTAACCCGAGCTTGCGTACAGCTCATGGGCGGATACGGTTATTCCAGAGAATATCCTGTTGAACGTATGATGAGAGATGCGAAGATCACAGAGATCTACGAAGGAACCTCTGAAGCGATGAAGATGGTTATTGCCGGTTCCATGAAAATCAGCTAG
- a CDS encoding HlyD family efflux transporter periplasmic adaptor subunit encodes MDRKERAFPSINPLKWSRKQKSRSLALLIFSFCIVYAASKLISGAMGREETLTVKPQEYTEKIVATGLVQLAKETKLVAEVNGIVKNIEIDDGNSISAGAVILSIDSPDLEYELKQKESVYLDEKAQYENLVNYEYQAAAEDLKRLDTARKKAEADWNAAELLYQEGAIADSERMSAKSAYDSSAAEWKKASLKAESLREGGALRSSAYSQMMNAQSAYESKLEEKNKYTITAPWDAILLKTYVKEQQLINPGDALAEIGEAGSSYVATELDEKYFPYLLKGMKAEIKVGDNRLPAAEGTITVISPKINENTGTFSIQIGLPGDFSFQASDLTVNVEILISEDANVILIPNQYLIAGEDSIYLYDDGKAMKKKIAYRLGLSGNIVVTSGLSEGDILIKPGKEIYDGKQVRIKE; translated from the coding sequence ATGGATCGTAAAGAACGAGCTTTTCCTTCTATCAATCCTTTGAAATGGAGCAGGAAACAAAAAAGCCGGTCACTGGCATTGCTCATTTTTTCCTTCTGTATCGTATACGCAGCATCGAAACTGATATCTGGAGCAATGGGCAGAGAAGAGACTTTGACGGTAAAACCGCAGGAATACACAGAAAAAATCGTGGCAACGGGCTTGGTGCAGCTTGCAAAAGAAACAAAACTTGTTGCCGAAGTCAACGGAATTGTGAAAAACATTGAAATAGACGATGGAAATTCTATCTCAGCAGGAGCTGTAATTCTATCCATTGACAGTCCGGATCTTGAATATGAACTGAAACAGAAAGAATCTGTGTATCTCGATGAGAAGGCGCAGTATGAGAACCTTGTGAACTATGAATATCAGGCAGCAGCTGAAGATTTGAAACGACTAGATACCGCACGAAAAAAAGCAGAAGCCGACTGGAACGCTGCAGAGCTATTATATCAGGAAGGCGCAATTGCTGACAGCGAACGAATGTCGGCAAAGTCTGCTTACGATTCTTCTGCTGCGGAATGGAAGAAGGCTAGCTTGAAAGCCGAGTCCCTTAGAGAAGGAGGGGCACTCCGCAGCTCTGCGTATTCCCAGATGATGAATGCCCAGTCTGCATATGAAAGCAAGCTGGAAGAAAAGAATAAATATACGATCACAGCCCCATGGGACGCCATTCTTTTGAAAACATACGTGAAAGAACAGCAATTGATCAATCCCGGAGATGCCCTTGCAGAGATCGGAGAAGCAGGGAGCAGCTATGTTGCAACGGAGCTGGACGAAAAATACTTTCCATATTTGCTGAAAGGGATGAAAGCGGAAATAAAAGTAGGTGATAACCGGCTGCCTGCTGCGGAAGGAACCATCACTGTCATCTCTCCGAAGATCAACGAAAATACCGGCACGTTCTCAATTCAAATCGGATTGCCGGGAGATTTTTCATTTCAGGCTTCTGACCTGACCGTGAATGTGGAAATCCTCATCAGTGAGGATGCAAATGTGATCTTGATCCCCAATCAATACCTCATAGCGGGAGAGGACAGCATATACCTTTATGATGATGGGAAAGCAATGAAGAAAAAGATAGCGTACCGCTTGGGTCTTTCCGGGAACATCGTAGTGACCAGTGGTTTGTCGGAGGGAGATATTTTAATCAAGCCTGGCAAGGAGATTTATGACGGAAAGCAAGTCAGGATCAAGGAATAA
- a CDS encoding electron transfer flavoprotein subunit beta/FixA family protein, protein MKIVVCIKQVPDTNEVKLDPVTNTLIREGVPSIINHDDKSGIEAALQLKEKVGGTVTVVCMGPPQADVALREALAMGCDEAVLVSAREFGGSDTYATAHIISAALKKVGYDLVITGRQAIDGDTAQVGPQIAENLQIPQVSYAEEINVEGDKVVVKRQYEDRYHIIEVKTPCLLTALQELAVPRYMHARGVVEAYEKEIKTYGFEDLKDSLNPAHIGLKGSPTNVFKSFTKQAKGLGTKHADLSVDEAVQIIVDKLEERHII, encoded by the coding sequence ATGAAAATCGTTGTATGCATAAAACAAGTACCAGACACCAATGAAGTAAAGCTGGATCCGGTAACAAATACACTGATCCGTGAAGGAGTACCGAGCATCATCAACCACGATGATAAATCCGGAATCGAGGCTGCACTGCAGCTGAAGGAAAAAGTAGGCGGAACTGTAACCGTTGTTTGCATGGGCCCGCCCCAGGCAGATGTAGCGCTGAGAGAAGCTCTTGCGATGGGTTGTGACGAAGCAGTATTGGTATCCGCAAGAGAATTCGGCGGATCCGACACCTACGCGACTGCACACATCATTTCCGCAGCGCTGAAGAAGGTCGGATATGATCTTGTAATCACAGGTCGTCAGGCCATCGACGGAGATACCGCTCAGGTAGGACCTCAGATTGCTGAGAACCTCCAGATTCCACAGGTTTCCTACGCAGAAGAAATCAATGTGGAAGGCGATAAGGTTGTCGTTAAGAGACAGTATGAAGATCGATACCACATTATTGAAGTGAAGACTCCTTGTCTTCTGACCGCACTGCAGGAACTGGCAGTTCCAAGATACATGCATGCCAGAGGCGTTGTAGAAGCGTATGAAAAGGAAATCAAGACCTACGGTTTTGAAGATCTGAAAGATTCCTTAAATCCTGCTCACATCGGCCTGAAGGGATCCCCGACAAACGTATTCAAATCCTTCACAAAGCAGGCAAAGGGACTTGGAACAAAGCATGCTGACTTAAGTGTTGATGAAGCGGTGCAGATTATTGTAGATAAGCTGGAAGAAAGACACATCATTTAA